The DNA sequence TAATAGTGACCTTGGTAGGCAAGCTTGTCTGATTTGGTACAAGGCAATCccaatcacccacccaacccATATTTTCTGTTCGTCTTGGACCACATTCCCCACTAACCTACGATCCTGATTTCATAGATGATTAGGAACAGCCTCTATTGAGATATCATCTATTGTCAGATCATCCTTCCGCTGTGCAGGTATTCCAGGTCAAAAAAAAGTTGGAATTAGTAAGCTGAAAACATCCATCAGGGTGGCTAGGTTGGCTCCGCCTTGTATAGTTTGGCTAAAGCAACAGCCTTGCCTACCAGAGTGGCGGTTGTATATGACATCACCACTCTAGAACCTCCATTCGTGGACATTCTGTTTGGCCTCCAATCCCACCCTGCCTCACCAGACCAGCTTCTCCAGGCCAGCTGTGCAGAGAACCGTCCAAAGAATGTCTGATCCCAAGCTTCTAGACATCCCAGCTGTGATCTTTGACAATGGGTCTGGATTATGCAAGGCTGGCATTGCTGGGGACAGTGCCCCAAGGGCGGTCATCACAGCCATTGTTGGCCGCTCCAAAGCCAAAGCCACAATGCTTGGCGCTGGCCAGAAAGAATTTTACATTGGAGAAGAAGCTCAGTGCAAAAGGGGCGTCTTGTCACTGAATTACCCCATCGACCATGGCATCGTGACATCTTGGGATGACATGGAGAGGATATGGAGGCATGTCTATGAGTGTGAACTGAGGATCAAATCCAGCGACAGACCAGTGCTCTTGACTGAAGCCCCGCTGAATCCTCTCCAGAACCGGGAGAGAATGACGGAGATCATGTTTGAAAATTTCAAGGTGCCTGCTATGTACGTTGCTGTCCAGGCTACTTTGGCACTCTATGCATCAGCACGGACCACGGGGATAGTCATAGACAGTGGGGATGGTGTCACTCACACAGTCCCTATCTACGAAGGCTACTGCTTGCCACATGCTGTCTCCAGGTTGGACGTCGCTGGGCGGGACATCACTGAGTACTTCATGAGGCTCCTTCTGGAGAGTGGGCTTTCCTTCGTCAGCACAGCAGAAAGGGAAATAGTGAAAGACATCAAGGAGAAGCTCTGCTACGTGGCTTTAGATCCCATCCAAGAAATGAAAGCCAAACCAGAATACCTTCTCAGAGAGTATAAACTACCAGATGGCAATATCATCAGGATCGGAAGCCAGCTCTTCCGAGCCCCTGAAGCCCTTTTCGCACCAGCTAACATTGGTGTCGATGCTCCCGGAGTCCACAAAATGGCTTTCAACAGCATCATGAAATGTGACATTGACGTCCGCAGAGATCTGTATGGGAACATTCTCCTCTCGGGTGGGTCCACCTTGTTTTATGGCTTGGATGAGCGCATCTTGAAGGAAATGCAGCTTCAAGTGCCGATCGGTATATCGGTAAGGATCATTGCCCCGCCAGAGAGGAAGTACTGCGTGTGGATCGGGGCCTCCATCCTGACTTGCTTGACATCTTTCAGACAAATGTGGGTCACCCTCAATGATTACAAAGACTTTGGCCCAGGCGTTGTTCACCGGAAATGTTTTTAAGACTGACTGCCTTCACCTGTGATCTTGctagaacaaagggagctcaagAAAGGCCACAAACAGGTGGACCTcccaaatattttctttctttctttctttttttagaaagagATTCAGCTGTTGTCTCTTTGGATTTATTGGCTGgccaaaatttaaaagaaaataaaaagagaaacacacaTTTGGATCATAGTGGCTTTTCATTGTTATCATTCTGTGTCTTCTGTGGTGTGATGCAGGAGTCAGAAAACTTTTCAGTCCActtccttcagaccttgtggtggcccagactatattttttgggggggggatgatgcaagagcaccacgagccccggtggctgcttacctgtgtcttgcgagcggcaggggctggtggtAGTGGCGGCAGAGGGACAATGAGCGTTGCGCGAAAGGGCTCCGTAGAggagctgcttaaaatggcggctgctcaagtgctgctgctgctgctgctgctggcaccaacaaagcccagccctcttcctcctctaggcagggtgaggagaagccaggagggagggagggaggaggaagtggcagTGCCATCCGTgtaagggagagggaaagaacgtgcacACTGGCGATCCACGtggtgattcctggaccatctgtaggccggatccagaaggcaattgggcctgatccgggcCTTCGTTTGCAGACCCATGGTCTaatggaaggtaaacagcgtttccatgcactgctctggttctccagaagtggcttagtcatgctggccacatgacctggaagctgtctgcagacaaacgtgggctccctcggccaataaagtgagatgagcgccacaaccccagagtcgtccgcgactggacctaatggtcagggttccctttacttttacctttaagatgcacattattatttcttcttctttatctgtCCTCAACCTCCC is a window from the Lacerta agilis isolate rLacAgi1 chromosome 8, rLacAgi1.pri, whole genome shotgun sequence genome containing:
- the LOC117050667 gene encoding actin-85C-like → MSDPKLLDIPAVIFDNGSGLCKAGIAGDSAPRAVITAIVGRSKAKATMLGAGQKEFYIGEEAQCKRGVLSLNYPIDHGIVTSWDDMERIWRHVYECELRIKSSDRPVLLTEAPLNPLQNRERMTEIMFENFKVPAMYVAVQATLALYASARTTGIVIDSGDGVTHTVPIYEGYCLPHAVSRLDVAGRDITEYFMRLLLESGLSFVSTAEREIVKDIKEKLCYVALDPIQEMKAKPEYLLREYKLPDGNIIRIGSQLFRAPEALFAPANIGVDAPGVHKMAFNSIMKCDIDVRRDLYGNILLSGGSTLFYGLDERILKEMQLQVPIGISVRIIAPPERKYCVWIGASILTCLTSFRQMWVTLNDYKDFGPGVVHRKCF